A single genomic interval of Hevea brasiliensis isolate MT/VB/25A 57/8 chromosome 4, ASM3005281v1, whole genome shotgun sequence harbors:
- the LOC110649856 gene encoding uncharacterized protein LOC110649856 isoform X1, whose protein sequence is MSSRYRRLIKVSVLVSPIFSVNHLQQSGGAINFCSASHHSVDNEISNRRIWTNDFIIRVTFRYPTISQVSSGSASHLADGILSVIHSTFDEIQGIEELHVQQNGNIDNGSSSLHNLKSTCMRPVEDFFSSLQNLLLYLPGRGSFFFFFPLPCSYISF, encoded by the exons ATGTCTTCGAGATACCGGCGTTTGATAAAAGTTTCAGTGCTGGTGTCTCCAATTTTCTCAG TTAATCATTTACAACAATCTGGAGGAGCCATAAACTTCTGCTCAGCTTCGCATCACTCAGTCGATAATGAAATAAGTAACAGGAGGATTT GGACAAATGATTTCATTATCAGAG TTACTTTCAGGTACCCAACAATATCACAAGTGTCAAGTGGGTCTGCTTCTCATTTGGCTGATGGTATATTGTCTGTCATCCATTCCACCTTTGATGAGATTCAAG GCATTGAGGAACTACATGTGCAACAAAATGGGAATATTGACAATGGGAGTTCTAGTTTGCACAACTTGAAAAGCACTTGTATGAGGCCAGTTGAGGACTTTTTCTCTTCTCTGCAAAACTTGCTCCTCTACTTACCAGGTAGaggctcctttttttttttttttcccttaccatgcagttatatttctttttaa
- the LOC110649856 gene encoding uncharacterized protein LOC110649856 isoform X3, protein MSSRYRRLIKVSVLVSPIFSVNHLQQSGGAINFCSASHHSVDNEISNRRIWTNDFIIRGTQQYHKCQVGLLLIWLMVYCLSSIPPLMRFKALRNYMCNKMGILTMGVLVCTT, encoded by the exons ATGTCTTCGAGATACCGGCGTTTGATAAAAGTTTCAGTGCTGGTGTCTCCAATTTTCTCAG TTAATCATTTACAACAATCTGGAGGAGCCATAAACTTCTGCTCAGCTTCGCATCACTCAGTCGATAATGAAATAAGTAACAGGAGGATTT GGACAAATGATTTCATTATCAGAG GTACCCAACAATATCACAAGTGTCAAGTGGGTCTGCTTCTCATTTGGCTGATGGTATATTGTCTGTCATCCATTCCACCTTTGATGAGATTCAAG GCATTGAGGAACTACATGTGCAACAAAATGGGAATATTGACAATGGGAGTTCTAGTTTGCACAACTTGA
- the LOC110649856 gene encoding uncharacterized protein LOC110649856 isoform X2 encodes MSSRYRRLIKVSVLVSPIFSVNHLQQSGGAINFCSASHHSVDNEISNRRIWTNDFIIRVTFRYPTISQVSSGSASHLADGILSVIHSTFDEIQGPDYCWLNKVKEINIGSRKMEPFWSLPGNSLRILK; translated from the exons ATGTCTTCGAGATACCGGCGTTTGATAAAAGTTTCAGTGCTGGTGTCTCCAATTTTCTCAG TTAATCATTTACAACAATCTGGAGGAGCCATAAACTTCTGCTCAGCTTCGCATCACTCAGTCGATAATGAAATAAGTAACAGGAGGATTT GGACAAATGATTTCATTATCAGAG TTACTTTCAGGTACCCAACAATATCACAAGTGTCAAGTGGGTCTGCTTCTCATTTGGCTGATGGTATATTGTCTGTCATCCATTCCACCTTTGATGAGATTCAAG GCCCAGATTATTGTTGGTTAAATAAGGTTAAGGAAATAAATATTGGTTCAAGAAAGATGGAACCTTTTTGGTCCTTGCCGGGCAATTCTTTGAGAATTCTGAAATAG
- the LOC110649856 gene encoding uncharacterized protein LOC110649856 isoform X4, translated as MSSRYRRLIKVSVLVSPIFSVNHLQQSGGAINFCSASHHSVDNEISNRRIWTNDFIIRGTQQYHKCQVGLLLIWLMVYCLSSIPPLMRFKAQIIVG; from the exons ATGTCTTCGAGATACCGGCGTTTGATAAAAGTTTCAGTGCTGGTGTCTCCAATTTTCTCAG TTAATCATTTACAACAATCTGGAGGAGCCATAAACTTCTGCTCAGCTTCGCATCACTCAGTCGATAATGAAATAAGTAACAGGAGGATTT GGACAAATGATTTCATTATCAGAG GTACCCAACAATATCACAAGTGTCAAGTGGGTCTGCTTCTCATTTGGCTGATGGTATATTGTCTGTCATCCATTCCACCTTTGATGAGATTCAAG GCCCAGATTATTGTTGGTTAA